One region of Rhizobium sp. WYJ-E13 genomic DNA includes:
- a CDS encoding adenylate/guanylate cyclase domain-containing protein → MPRLQDLIDWIIAEGLSTDTIETILQGVAERLTDLGYPILRASIAMPSIDPLQRGFSVAWYRSSGFSTEVQGYDEAGQELFRRSPISYLLENNLQFARWRLPPGPDAPPIPLLTELAELGATDYLTKLVAFPGDTALAGVSFSIAVDVPGGFSDRLIADLERLVPALSLACCRIATTRVAADVLAVYTGTRTSNRILSGHIRRGDGTAVYAAILLADLKSFTSLNEKHAPERIVAWLNEHFEAIGAPVEQEGGEILKFMGDSLLAIFPADIDNPAEACGRALSAARAAMDANADVNRRRVEAGEPELLVDIVLHVGEVFYGNVGAARRLDFTAIGRAVNEAARMEKVADEIGHSLLASADFVLQAPGRFEKAGIFPLKGVARPAVIYAWPD, encoded by the coding sequence ATGCCTCGCTTGCAGGACCTGATCGATTGGATCATCGCCGAAGGACTATCGACGGATACGATCGAGACCATTTTGCAAGGTGTTGCGGAACGGCTGACGGATCTCGGATATCCGATCCTCCGTGCCTCGATCGCGATGCCGTCGATCGACCCCCTGCAACGGGGATTTTCGGTTGCCTGGTATCGCTCTTCCGGCTTCTCGACCGAGGTTCAAGGGTATGATGAGGCGGGTCAGGAATTGTTCCGGCGCTCTCCCATCTCCTATCTCTTGGAGAATAACCTGCAATTTGCCCGCTGGCGATTGCCGCCGGGACCGGATGCTCCGCCGATTCCTCTCCTGACTGAGCTGGCGGAGCTCGGAGCGACCGATTATCTGACGAAGCTCGTTGCATTCCCCGGCGATACTGCGCTGGCGGGCGTCAGCTTCTCGATCGCCGTTGATGTCCCCGGGGGCTTTTCGGACAGGCTTATAGCCGATCTGGAGAGGTTGGTGCCGGCGCTGTCGCTTGCCTGTTGCCGCATCGCCACCACGCGTGTCGCGGCGGATGTGCTGGCCGTTTATACGGGCACCAGGACCAGCAATCGTATCCTGAGCGGTCATATCCGTCGTGGCGACGGTACGGCGGTTTACGCAGCGATCCTTCTCGCCGATCTCAAGAGTTTCACTTCGCTCAATGAAAAACATGCGCCCGAACGTATCGTTGCCTGGCTCAACGAACACTTCGAGGCGATCGGCGCTCCGGTCGAGCAGGAGGGCGGCGAGATCCTGAAATTCATGGGCGACAGTCTGCTTGCCATCTTCCCTGCCGATATCGACAACCCGGCTGAGGCATGCGGCCGCGCTCTATCGGCGGCGCGTGCTGCAATGGATGCCAATGCCGACGTCAATCGCAGGCGGGTGGAAGCGGGGGAGCCGGAGCTGCTTGTCGATATCGTGCTTCACGTCGGCGAAGTCTTTTATGGGAATGTCGGCGCGGCCCGCCGCCTTGACTTCACCGCCATTGGTAGAGCGGTCAATGAGGCGGCGCGCATGGAGAAAGTCGCCGACGAAATCGGCCACAGTCTGCTGGCATCCGCCGATTTCGTTTTGCAGGCGCCGGGCCGTTTCGAGAAAGCCGGCATTTTTCCACTCAAAGGCGTCGCTCGTCCTGCGGTGATTTACGCCTGGCCGGATTGA